Part of the Candidatus Binatia bacterium genome is shown below.
CGCCATGGAAGACCACGGCCACCTGCACAACATCGCGGTGCAGGTGGGCGCGACGATGGGCGTCGTGGGGCTGGCCGCTCTCGCCTGGCTCCTGATCGGGCTCTTCCGCGCCGCGGGGCATCGCTGGCGGGAAGCGCTTCCCGCCCACTCCCTGGGCTCCGCGCTCCGCCTTGCGGCGCTCGCGGCGCTCGTGGCCTTCCTCGTGGCGGGACTCTTCGAGTGGAACCTCGGGGACGAGGAGCTTGTCGATTTCCTTTGCGTGCTGATCGGCATGGGCTACGCGGCGAGCCGTTGGGAATGATCCGCTGGGCCGCCCTGGTCCTGATCCTGCTGGGGTTCGCGCTGATCCGGTTCGACCTGCGCGATCCGGGTCCGGTTCGACGGCTGACCGCGGGGGCGACGGCGACCCGCTACGGGCTGCCGCTCGACGTGGCGGGCTACGTGCGCCTGACGGCCTACTTCCGCGGGCAGGCTCCGGCCGACAGCATGATCCCGCCGTACTGCTACCGACCTCTCGTTCCGCTCATCGCCTCGGCGCTGCCCTGGGGGCCCCTCACCTCGATCGACGTGGTCGACCTCGCCTGCCTCCTCCTGACGCTCGTCCTCCTGGATCGGCTCCTCTTCCACGTCGGGTACGGAATGCGCGGGCGCACCCTCGGATGCTTCCTGTTCGCCGCTTCGTTTCCCACGTTCTATTACGGCGCCATCGGCTTCGTGGATCCCGCGGCCCTGCTCGCGCTCACGGGCATGGCGCTCGCGGCCCTCCGCGGGCGGAGGCTCTCGTTCGCGATCTGGCTCGTCGTAGGCGTGCTGATCAAGGAGACGAACGCGATCATGGCGGCGCTGCCCGGCGTGGAACCCTGGGCGCGCGGAACGCGGGGGGAAGCGCTCGGGCGCGCGGCCCCGCTGGCGCTCCTCGCGGTCGCGATCGTCGTGGGGATCCGGATGCTGGCCCCGTTTCCGGAGCCGGGATGGCTCTGGCGGCCCAGCCCGGTGGCCCTGCTCGAGAATCTCGCGCGGCCCCGCGCCCTGCTGAGCCTCGTCCTGACGATCGGGCTGCCGGGTGCGGCGGCCGTCGCCGCCCTCGCCACCGGCCGCGCGGCGCGCGCGCTCTCCCCGGAACATCTGCGGTTCTTCCTCACGGGCTCCGCGCTCGCGGCGGCGCTCTATCTGTATTCGCTCACCGCGGCGTACGCGGACGGCCGGGTGATCTGGAGCGTCTATCCGTTCCTGATCCCGATGGCGGTGGCGATGTGGGCACCCGCCGCGCCGGGGCCGGCATCGGTGCGCGCTCCCGCGGTCGGCGCATGAGCCGGCCCGCGGCGCTCGTCCTCACGCCGCGCCTCCCCTGGCCGCTGGACGACGGAGGGCGGATCGTCCTCTGGCAGAGCCTCAAGGCGGCGTCGCGAAACCACGACGTCACCCTGGTCTCGTTCGTCTCCGCGGGGAGCGTGGGGGATCCGCTCCCCGGCGAGCTCGAAGCGCTCTGCGTGCGGATCGTGCGCGTGCCGCACCGGCCGCCTCCTTCACCGATCGCCGCGTGGCGCGGGCTTGCGGGCCGATGGCCCTACACGCTCGCGCGATACCAGGACCCGGCGTTCGCGCGCGCCGTTGCCGAGGCGGTGGCGCGCGACCGGCCCTCGTACGCGCTGGTGAACCACCTGCACCTGGCTCCCTACCACGAGGCGCTCGGGGGCGTCCCGATGATCCTCCGGCAGCAGAACCTCGAGCACCGCTGGATGGAGCGCCTCGCGCGCTCCCGCGGCCCGAGCCTCGCGGGGCTCTACGCCCGGCTCCAGGCGCGGCGGCTTCGGGACGCGGAACGGGAGCTCTGCGCCAGGGCGGCGCTCGTGCTCACGATCCAGGAAGGGGAGACCGCCGCTCTGCGCGCGCTCGCGCCGCAAGCGCGCGTCGAGACGCTGCCGATCGGCGTGGAGCTCGCGCGCTTCCTCGAGCCGAGCCCCGCCGCCGGCCCTGTCGTGCTGTTGCCCGGGTCGTTCTCCTGGGAGCCGAACGTGGAGGGCGCGATCCGCTTCCTGGAAGAGGGCTGGCCCGCGGTTCGATCCGCCGCGCCGGGCGCGCGTCTTCGGATCGCGGGGAAGTCCCCACCGTCGGCGCTCCGCCGTGCCGCGGCTCGCGCCGGAGCCGAGGTCGCCGCCGACGTTCCGTCGATGGAGGAGGAGCTGTCGCGCGCCACGGTGGTCGTGGTTCCCCTCTGGGTGGGCGCCGGCGCCCGCGTGAAGATCGTCGAGGCGATGGCCGCGCGCGTGCCGGTGGTGGCGACCCCGGCCGCAGCGGAGGGACTCGATCTGGAGCCCGAGCTGCATTACGCCTGCGCCGAAGAACCCCGGGCGCTCGGGGCCGCGGTGGCGGCGCTGCTTCACCGTCCGGCCGAGCGCGTCCGGCTGGCCGCCGAGGGGCGCCTGCTCGCGGAGGCGCGCTGGTCCCTGGAGCGGATCGCCTTACGCCAGGATTCGCTGATCGCGCGGGCGCTTCGGGGAGAGTAGACTCGTTCCCTCGATGACCCACGAGCCGATGCCCTCCGATTACGCCGCGAGCGCGAGGCCCTATCTGGGCCGCGCGGCGGTCGCGGTGGTCGTCGGGACCGCTCTCGCCGCGGTCCTGGCCTTCGTCTGGCCGCCCACCTACCGAGCCGAGACGGTCCTCCTGCCTCCATCCGAAGAGGACACGGGTTTCAGCGTTTCGGCCATCGTCCGGGGGTTGAACGTGCCGGGAGTCCGGATCCCCACCCGGACCGGACCGGAGGACGTGACGATGGCGATTCTCCAGAGCCGCCGCATCGCCTCGATCCTCGTCCAGCGCTTCGACCTCATGAAGGTCTACCACGTGCCGCGGAAGGATCCCGCGATCCGCATCCTTCAAGATCACTCCTCGTTCAAGCTGGGGGAGAGCGGCACGGTGGTCGTCCGCGTGGAGGATCGCGATCCCAGGCGCGCCGCCGATCTCGCGAACGCCTATGCGGAGGAGCTGGACCGGTTCAATCGCGAGACCCGGATGACCAAGGGGCGGCAGACCCGGCTCTTCGTGGAGAAGCGCCTCGAGGAGACCCGCGTCGCGATGGAGGCCGCGGAAGAGGCGCTGCGCCGCTACGGCGAGCAGCACCACACCGTGGCGCTCTCGGCGGACCAGATGTCCTCGGTGGAGAGCGCCGCGAGCCTGTTCGCCAGCCAGGCGAACCTCCAGATCCAGATCGGCCTGGCGCGCCAGTCGGCCTCCGACAGCAGCGTGGAAGTCCGGCGGCTGCGCCAGCAGCTCGCGGAGGTCAACCGCCTGATCGGGCAGCTGCCCGATCTCGGGCTGGAGCAGGCGCGCCTGGTGCGGGCCATGAAGATCCAGGAGCAGGTCTACGCGCTCCTCTCCTCGCAGTACGAGGAGGCGCGCATCAACGAGGCGCGCGACCTTGCGACCGTGGAAGTGCTCGACCGCGCCGACCCGCCGGATCGGAGGATCTGGCCCCGGCGCGGGCTTCTCATCGGGCTCGGCTTCCTGATCTCGGCCTTCGCGGCCACCGCGTGGATCGCGTGGAGCGTGCGGCGCGCGTCGGTCGGCGTAAGCCCCGACCGGGCGCTCCAGCTCCTGAGCTAGCGAGCCCGGGCGACGATCCCCACGCCGAAGTTCATCCAGCGGGGGAGCCGGCGGAACGGATAGCCCGAGACTTCGACGACGTCGAAGTGCTTCCCGACGAGCCGCACGATGTCGTCGTAGTCGAATCCCTTGTGATCGTTCCGCTCCACCAGGTCCATCCTCCCGATCAAAGCACCCCAGATCTCGACCGGACGGTAGCGGATGTAGTCGCCGAAGCATCGCTTCACGACGTATTTCGTGAGAAAGACCGGTCCTTTCTCGTTGGGCACGGTCACGAGGAAGTGCCCGGTCGCCACATCGGCGATCGCCGCGACGTAGTCCGCGGCGACTTCGGGCGTCAGGTGCTCCAGCGTCTCGAGGCAGAGCACCGTGTCGAAGCGCTCGCCCTCGACGTGCTGGCGCAGCGTATCGGGAGTCGAGCAGAGCTCGAAGCGGACCGTGGGATCCTCCTTCCAGCGCAGCCGGCCCGCGTCCAGTCCCCCCTCCCAGTTCGCGTCGAGTCCGAGGTAGTGGTCGGGCTTCCGCAGGAGGTAGCCGATCGACCGGCCGTCAAAGCAGCCGAGCTCGACGACCCTCGAGCAGGGAGCCTGGACCCGGCGCAGGCTCTCGTTCAGCCAGTGGAAGCGCGCCTGGTGCAGCCGCCCGCGGAGCCCGCCGGAGAAGAGGCGCTCGTTGTATCCCGCCTCGCTCTTCTTCTTCAGAAACAACGCCGCTCCAGCCGTTCCGGCTCCCGCGGGGCGACCGGCATCCCTGCGAGCGTCCAGCCGAACGCGCTGCGGAATCGCTCCTGGTTCCGGCGGAGCGGCGCCCGGGGAGCGCGGCCGAGGAGACGGAGCGCGAGCATCCGGGCTTCACTCCAGAGAAAGCGCAGGGCCACCGACAGCGCGAGGATCGCGCGCGCCGCCGCCGCGACCGCCGCGCCGCGGTGCTTCCTCATGAAACGGACCCGCCCCTTGAGATTCTCCACGAACATCGGGCCGGCGACCGGATCGCTGCTCGCGCCCCCCGCGTGCACGACCGGCGGGTCCGGAAGGAAGATCACCGACCAGCCCGTGTCGCGAATCCGCCGGCACCAATCCATCTCCTCGCCGTACATGAAGAACTCGGGATCGAAGGGCCCGACCGCGCGCACGACGTCCGCGCGGATCACCAGGAACGCGCCCTGGATCCAGTCCACCGCCAGCACCCGGTCGTGCCGGAACCAGGGCATGTGGAGCGAGGAGAGGGGCCGGAGCCATGGCAGGAGGCGATCGAGTCCGAGCGCCTCCCCCAGGAGGTTCGCGAGCCCGGGGAAGGAGTGGCAGGAGGGCTGGAGCGCGCCGTCCGGCGTGACGAGCCGCGTGGCGGCCACGCCCGAGGAGGGGTTCGCGCGCAGATACTCCACGCACGCCGCGAGCGCGTCCGGCGGAAGGACCGTGTCGGGATTGGCCAGCGCGTAGAACTCCGACGTCGCGGTCCCGAGCACCTGATTGTTCGCGCGCGCGAAGCCGACGTTCGTGGGATTGGCCGTGAGGCGTACCCCGGGGAAGCCGCTCCGAACCAGCTCGGCGCTTCCGTCCGAGGAGGCGTTATCCACCACGTGGACCTCGAGCGAAACCCCGCGCTGGGCTTCCAGCGAAGTCAGGCACGCGGGAAGGTCGCGGGCCGAGTTATAGCTCACGACGACGGCGGTCACGGAGGGCGGAGAGGCCCGGTCCCGCTTCTCGGAAGAAGGGTTCATCGCGGCGAAGCGTACCCGTACAATTCCGGGCATGACGACAACAATCGCGAGACTCCCGGGGACGCGGGGGCGCGTTCTCCTGATCGCGGCCGCGCTCGCCGCACCGGCCCTGCTGCTCGCGGGCCTCGCCACGAACCACTGGGCGCTCCTTCTCGTGCTGATCGTGGCGGCGGCGCTCGTGGTGGCGTCGCTTCGCGACATCCGCACCGCGTTCCTCGTCCTGGTCCTGCTCTGCTCGTTCGTGGACTACACCACCGGCATCCTGACCCTGGAGATGACCGTCGTCTGCGCCTGGGTGGCGTGGACGGCGTTGCTCCTCTACTGGCGCGGCGCCTGGACCGGGTGGGTGCGTCCGCCCGGGGAGATGCTGCCGGGGATCGCCGTCTGGCTGGCGGCCTGCGCCATGGGCGTCGTCGTCGGGCTCGTGAGCGGAAACCCGCTCAAGAACCTGGGGATCGAGCTGGAAGGGGCGCTCTGGCCGCTCCTGGCCTTCGCGATGATGCAGGCATACGGGCGCCGGCACGCGCTCTACGCCGCGGCGGGGCTCTTCGCGATCGGGCTCGTTCACACCGGGTTCGGATTGACCATGCTGCAGATCGAGCAGCATCGGCTGGGCGGGATCTACTTCACGACCGTGACCGGCATCGTCGCGGTCATGCTCTGGACGGCCGCGATCCTCGCGCCGACCCGCCGCGTCCGCTGGCTCTGCCTTCTCGGAATGATCCCGATGCTCGCGCACCTCCTCTTCTCCTTCACGCGCGGGTACTGGTTCGGCGCGATCGCGGGGCTCGCGACCGCCACGATCCTCGGATGGCGGAGCCTGGGGCGTTTCCACCCGGAGGTCCGCGCGCGCCGGCTCCTCCTCGTTCCGTCGTTCGCCGGCGTGGCCGCCATCACGGTCGCTCTTTCGATCGTCTATTTCGGGAGCGGGAATCTGCTCGACGCGGTCGGGGGGCGATTCAGCTCCTCCTTCTCCACCGAGGTGGGCGGGGCGACGATGTCGAACGTGATCCGGCTCGCCGAATACGACAAGGCGATCGGCGCGGCGTTGAAGGCGCCGGTCATCGGCCGCGGCCTCGGCTACGCGTTCGTCGTGCGGGAGCCGATCACGAACAGGCTCCGGGAGCAGTGGTTCGTCCACAACTACTACCTGCTCCTCTGGCTAAAGCTCGGCGTGCTGGGACTGGCCGCGTTCGGCTATCTGATCGCGAGGCAGGTCCGGGCGGCGCTTCGGGTCGCGGGGGAGGACACCTCCTGGACGGCGCGGGCGGCGGCGATCACCGCGGTCGCGGTGACGGTGCAGGTGCTGGTCATCCTCACCACGAACTACTCGCTGGCCGACGTGACGACGGCCTCGGTCTTCGGCTACGTGTGGGGGCTCTTCTGGTCGATCCGGGCGGACGGTTCCGGGGCGGGAGGCAGCGCTGCACCCGCTGCTCCATAGAGCCCGCCGGACCGTGAAGGCGGTCCTGCACCCCGCCCTCGCCCCCGCCGCGATCCGCGCGTTTCAGGCGCGGGCCGCGGCGTGCGCGGACCGGGAGGCGGCCCTCGACCTGGCCTATTCGTTCGACTTTGCCCGAATTCGCATTCTTCCGGCCCAGGTGCGATCCGAGATCGCGGCCTTTCTCGATCGGATGGCGGCCCGCGCGCCGAAGGTCGTTCTGGAGATCGGCACCGCCACCGGCGGCACCCTCTTCCTCTTGAGTCGGATTGCCGCTCCCGACGCCCGCCTTCTCAGCGTCGATCTTCCCGGCGGACGATTCGGAGGCGGCTATCCTGCCTGGAAGTCGGGATTGTTCCGGTCGTTCGCGCGCGCGCGCCAGGAAGTGATTCTCCTTCGCGGGGATTCCCACGAGGCCGCGATGGCGGAGCGCGTCGAGGCCCTTCTCGGCGGCGAGCCGATCGACCTCCTCTTCATCGACGGGGATCATCGCTACGAGGGCGTGAAGCGGGACGCGGAGATGTACGCCCCGATGGTTCGCGCGGGAGGGATCGTCGCGTTCCACGACATCGTTCCGGGCCCGGAGGACGCGGTGGGCGGGGTTCCCCATTTCTGGCGTGAGTTCAAGGCTTCCGTCCCGGCGAACGAGATCGTCGCCGACTGGAACCAGGGCGGATACGGAATCGGCTACGCCACGCTCGGCCCGAGATTGCCCGGACCGGCGCCGGGACGTATCATCCGCTGATTCCATGGGCATGAACCCCCGGAGCGAACGACCCTGATGCTCGCCCGCCACCGCCAACTCCTCGTCACCGGCGTCTTCGTCCTCGACGCGGCGCTCATCTTCGCCTCCTGGGTGGCGGCGTACTTGATCCGCTTCCACCTGCTCCCGCTCGCCGCGCCGCTCGGGATCCCGCCGCTGCGCGCCTACCTCTGGATGGGCGCCGTGCTCACGCCGGTGTCGCTGCTGGTGCTCCGGAGCTTCCGCCTCTACCGCTCCGCCCGCACGGCCCGCCTCTCGCAGGAGCTGCTCGCGGTGCTCCAGGCGATCGCGATCGTTGCGGCGCTCGCCGCGCTCGGCTCCTACTTCCTCCGGGGGGAGGTCGCGCGCTCGGTGCTCCTCCTCTTCGCGGTGCTGGCGGCGTTCACGCTCTGCCTTTCGCGCGTCGCCGTGCGCTCCGCGCTCCGCGCGCTGCGGCGGCAGGGGCACAACCTGCGCCACGTGCTGATCGTGGGAACGGGGCCGATGGCGGCGCACGTGGCGCGCAAGATGGCGCAGCACGGCGACTACGGGTTCCAGGTGCACGGTTTCGTGAGCGCGGCGCCGCGCGCCGGGGGGAGTGCCGAGGTCGGCGGGCTTCCGGTGCTCGGGGACGTCGAACGTCTGCCGGAGCTTGTGGAGATGACGGGAGCCCAGCTGGTTTACCTCGCGCTGGCGCGCGAGGAGCATGAGGCCGAGCTTCTCGCCCTGGAGCGGCTCAGCGATTCGACGGCCGCGGTCCGGCTGGTTCCCGACCTGGCGCGCGCGTTCACGCTGAACGCCAGCGTCGAGGACTTCGACGGCATGCCGGTGGTCCTGGTCACCGAGAGCCCCGACCAGGGGTGGAACAGCGTTCTGAAGCGCGCGTTCGATGCCGTCTTCGCGGGCGCCGGGCTCCTCGTCCTGTGGCCTGGGCTCCTCGCCATCGCGGCCTGGATCAAGCTGGACTCCCGGGGCCCCGTCTTCTTCGCGCAGGACCGCGTGGGGCTGAACGGCCGCCGGTTCCGGATGCTCAAGTTCCGAACGATGGTGCCGGAGGCCGAATCGGACGGCGCGCAGTGGACGAAGAAGGACGACCCGCGCCGCACGCGCGCCGGCGCCGTGCTGCGGAAGCTCTCGCTGGACGAGCTGCCGCAGCTCTGGAACGTGTTCGTGGGGGACATGAGCCTGGTCGGGCCCCGTCCCGAGCAGCCGCTCTTCGTGCACCAGTTCCGCGCGTCGGTGCCCCGCTACATGCTGCGCCACCACGTGAAGGCGGGAATCACCGGCTGGGCGCAGGTGAACGGGCTCCGCGGCGACACCCCGCTCGAGCGGCGGATCGAGTACGACCTCTACTACATCGAGCACTGGTCGATGGCGTTCGACCTGAAGATCCTCGCGCTCACGGTGGTGCGCCTGTTCCGCGACCCGAGCGCCGTCTAGCGGCTCCGTGGCCGCTCCTCCCCCGAACACCGGTCTTCCGATCCCGCCGGGCGCGCCGCCCCACGTCACCGTGATCACCGTCGTGCGAAACGCGCGCGCGACCCTTCCGGCCACGATCGAGAGCGTGCTCGCGCAGACCCACCGGCCGCTCGAGTACCTGGTCCTGGACGGCGCCTCGACCGACGGCACCCTCGACCTGCTCCGCGCGTATGAGGGACGCCTCCGCTTCGAGAGCGCTCCCGACGGGGGGATCTACGACGCCATGAATCGCGCGGTCGCGCGCGTCGAGCGCCGCGACAGCTATCTCTTCTTCCTGAACGCCGACGACCGCTTCGTCGGCCCCGACGCGGTCGCGCGCGCGGTGGGCGGCGGCGAAGGGGCCGACTTCGTCCACTGCCTGCTCGAATGGCGCGACGACGCGCTCCGCACACGGGAGATCGTCGGCGGCCCGGTCTCGCTCGGGCGGCTCCGCCTCCAGAACCGGTGCGGGCACCAGATGATCTTCTGCCGCCGCTCCGTGTTCGACACGGCCGGCGGCTTCGACCTCCGCTACCCGATCGCGGCCGACTACGACTGGGCGATCCGCGTGTTCCAGCGCCCGGAGATCACGAAGCGCTTCGTGCCGGAGGTGGCCGCCTCGATGGGCGCGGGGGGCGTGAGCGAGCGGCGGTACCTGCGGCTCCTCCGGGAGCGCGGCCGCATCGTCCGCGAGCGCTTCGGGGCCCAGGCCGCGGTGGAATTCGCCCTCTTCGCCGCCGCGGTGGAGATTCCTCGTCTCGCCGTCCGGCGCCTGCTCGGCGCGGTCGGGATGCTCCGGGCCGCGCGCCTCGTTCGCCGCGCCGTTTCCGGCACGCCGCGCTCCGGGGCTCAGTCCAGCTCGCCGTAGACCCGTTCGTGCTCGCGCGCGCAGCGGTCCCACGTGAACAGGGCCGCCCGGGCGCGTAGCGCGGCCGCGCCGTCCGGCGTACGCCCCTGTTCGAGGCAGCGCTCGATCCCCGCGGCCATGCTGTCCCGGTCCTCGGGGTCCGCCAGGATCGCGAGCGCGCCGACGACCTCGGGGAGCGCCGCCGCGGGCGACCCCACGATCGGGCACCCCAGCGACATCGCCTCCAGCACCGGCAGGCCGAATCCCTCCGAGCGCGACAGGTAGAGGAGACCGGACGCGTGCTCGTAGGCCCATCGCAGCTCCTCGTCGCCGGCCGGGCGTTGAAGCACGCGCTCCAGGGCGCCGCACCGCGCGGCGGCCGTGCGCTCCTCGGCGCTCAGCGGGCCGCCTCCGACGCAGAGGAGCCCGGTCGCGCGCCCCGCGGCGCTCGAAGCCCACGCCTCCATCGCCGGAAGGAAATTCTTGTAGCCGTGCCGGTCCCCGACCCAGAGGAAGAAGGGGAGGGGAACGGCGGGCACCGGGCGCGCGGCCACTCCCGTCCAGTCGGGGGCGCCGGCATGGATCACGCGGATCTTTTCCTCAGGCACGTCGGCGGCGGCGAGGAGGTCGCGCCGCGTCGCCTCAGAGATGCAGACGATCCGGTCGGCGCGCGCGCAGAGGGCGCGCTTCCAGCGCGCGGGGTCCGCGGCGTGCCAGAAGCGCCGGCGGAAGAGCCCCGGGAAGCGCTCGTGGGTCATGTCCCAGACGGTGGCGACGAGGGGGCCGCTTCGCGGCAAGGACTCCGGATCCCGGTAATACGTGGGGTGGACGATGGCGCCGCGGCGCGCGGCGGCGCGAAGAGCGCCGCGGTCCCACGCCGCGTTCAGGAGCGCCCGCGGCCGCGTGAGCCCTCTTCGATGGGGCAGGAGGGCGGCCTCGCGCACCGGCACCGACAGCGTCCCGAGCGCCGGCGACTGGTGCCAGCCGGCGAGCACCTCCACCGGCCGCGACAGGCGCGCGATCGTCTCGCGGAAGTAGCGGGTGATGCCGCCCCGGCTCTGAATTCGAAAGATGTCGCCCGTGAAGACGACCGGCCGCATCAGGGCGGGTTCGAGCCGCGCGCCGCGGCGCGCAGGCGCTCGCTGTCGGCGAGCGTGAGCGAGGGGCGGAGCCGGCGCACCACCGGCTCCAGCGCCCCGCCGAAGCGGCGCGCGAGCCACCACGCCGCCGCCGGGATCCCGCGACGTCCGAACACCTGGTAAGCGGGTCCGATCCGCGCGTGGGGGTAGCCGGCCTCGCGTGCGAGGAGCCGCAGGGTGCCGGGGCGGTAGAACGCGACGTGCTGGCCGGTTTCGGGGACCAGGTAGGGCCACGACGGATCGGGACATTCGCCGGGATGGAGCTCCGTGCTGGTGACGATCCACTCGGGGCCGAGTGCCGCGATCCGGCGGAACTCCTCGAGCGGGCGCGTCCAGTGCTCCAGCACCTCGAACGCGGTCACGACCCGCGGCGCTCCGAGGCCGGGACTCCATTCGAACCCGCGCGCGAAGAGGTTCGTGGCGTACGGGTCGCACCAGGTGAACGAGAACCCCGCGTCGCGCATGAGCCGCGTGAAGAGTCCGTAGCCGCCGGCGTAGTCGAGGCAACCCTCGCCGCGGATGCCGGCCAGGTGGAGGAAGGTCGCGACCAGCCGCCGCGTCGCGAGGTTCCGCTGGAGCACCCCGGTGTCGGCCGCCGCGATCGGCGACGCGTAGGCCTCCTCCAGCCAGGCCGGCTCCTCCGTCTGCGTCAGCCCGCAGCGCGGGCACTGGAAGTAGCCCGCGTCGTATCGTCCGAGGACGGACTTCGAGAACCGATACGCGGCCGGCCCGCCGCACAGGCGGCATTCGATGGCGGCGCGGCTCACGCGTCCCCGAGCGCGGCGTCCAGCGCGGCGCGGATGGAGCGGGCGTAGTCGCGGCGCG
Proteins encoded:
- a CDS encoding glycosyltransferase, which gives rise to MSRPAALVLTPRLPWPLDDGGRIVLWQSLKAASRNHDVTLVSFVSAGSVGDPLPGELEALCVRIVRVPHRPPPSPIAAWRGLAGRWPYTLARYQDPAFARAVAEAVARDRPSYALVNHLHLAPYHEALGGVPMILRQQNLEHRWMERLARSRGPSLAGLYARLQARRLRDAERELCARAALVLTIQEGETAALRALAPQARVETLPIGVELARFLEPSPAAGPVVLLPGSFSWEPNVEGAIRFLEEGWPAVRSAAPGARLRIAGKSPPSALRRAAARAGAEVAADVPSMEEELSRATVVVVPLWVGAGARVKIVEAMAARVPVVATPAAAEGLDLEPELHYACAEEPRALGAAVAALLHRPAERVRLAAEGRLLAEARWSLERIALRQDSLIARALRGE
- a CDS encoding GNVR domain-containing protein codes for the protein MTHEPMPSDYAASARPYLGRAAVAVVVGTALAAVLAFVWPPTYRAETVLLPPSEEDTGFSVSAIVRGLNVPGVRIPTRTGPEDVTMAILQSRRIASILVQRFDLMKVYHVPRKDPAIRILQDHSSFKLGESGTVVVRVEDRDPRRAADLANAYAEELDRFNRETRMTKGRQTRLFVEKRLEETRVAMEAAEEALRRYGEQHHTVALSADQMSSVESAASLFASQANLQIQIGLARQSASDSSVEVRRLRQQLAEVNRLIGQLPDLGLEQARLVRAMKIQEQVYALLSSQYEEARINEARDLATVEVLDRADPPDRRIWPRRGLLIGLGFLISAFAATAWIAWSVRRASVGVSPDRALQLLS
- a CDS encoding class I SAM-dependent methyltransferase, translated to MFLKKKSEAGYNERLFSGGLRGRLHQARFHWLNESLRRVQAPCSRVVELGCFDGRSIGYLLRKPDHYLGLDANWEGGLDAGRLRWKEDPTVRFELCSTPDTLRQHVEGERFDTVLCLETLEHLTPEVAADYVAAIADVATGHFLVTVPNEKGPVFLTKYVVKRCFGDYIRYRPVEIWGALIGRMDLVERNDHKGFDYDDIVRLVGKHFDVVEVSGYPFRRLPRWMNFGVGIVARAR
- a CDS encoding glycosyltransferase family 2 protein, producing MNPSSEKRDRASPPSVTAVVVSYNSARDLPACLTSLEAQRGVSLEVHVVDNASSDGSAELVRSGFPGVRLTANPTNVGFARANNQVLGTATSEFYALANPDTVLPPDALAACVEYLRANPSSGVAATRLVTPDGALQPSCHSFPGLANLLGEALGLDRLLPWLRPLSSLHMPWFRHDRVLAVDWIQGAFLVIRADVVRAVGPFDPEFFMYGEEMDWCRRIRDTGWSVIFLPDPPVVHAGGASSDPVAGPMFVENLKGRVRFMRKHRGAAVAAAARAILALSVALRFLWSEARMLALRLLGRAPRAPLRRNQERFRSAFGWTLAGMPVAPREPERLERRCF
- a CDS encoding O-antigen ligase family protein encodes the protein MTTTIARLPGTRGRVLLIAAALAAPALLLAGLATNHWALLLVLIVAAALVVASLRDIRTAFLVLVLLCSFVDYTTGILTLEMTVVCAWVAWTALLLYWRGAWTGWVRPPGEMLPGIAVWLAACAMGVVVGLVSGNPLKNLGIELEGALWPLLAFAMMQAYGRRHALYAAAGLFAIGLVHTGFGLTMLQIEQHRLGGIYFTTVTGIVAVMLWTAAILAPTRRVRWLCLLGMIPMLAHLLFSFTRGYWFGAIAGLATATILGWRSLGRFHPEVRARRLLLVPSFAGVAAITVALSIVYFGSGNLLDAVGGRFSSSFSTEVGGATMSNVIRLAEYDKAIGAALKAPVIGRGLGYAFVVREPITNRLREQWFVHNYYLLLWLKLGVLGLAAFGYLIARQVRAALRVAGEDTSWTARAAAITAVAVTVQVLVILTTNYSLADVTTASVFGYVWGLFWSIRADGSGAGGSAAPAAP
- a CDS encoding class I SAM-dependent methyltransferase → MKAVLHPALAPAAIRAFQARAAACADREAALDLAYSFDFARIRILPAQVRSEIAAFLDRMAARAPKVVLEIGTATGGTLFLLSRIAAPDARLLSVDLPGGRFGGGYPAWKSGLFRSFARARQEVILLRGDSHEAAMAERVEALLGGEPIDLLFIDGDHRYEGVKRDAEMYAPMVRAGGIVAFHDIVPGPEDAVGGVPHFWREFKASVPANEIVADWNQGGYGIGYATLGPRLPGPAPGRIIR
- a CDS encoding undecaprenyl-phosphate glucose phosphotransferase; this translates as MLARHRQLLVTGVFVLDAALIFASWVAAYLIRFHLLPLAAPLGIPPLRAYLWMGAVLTPVSLLVLRSFRLYRSARTARLSQELLAVLQAIAIVAALAALGSYFLRGEVARSVLLLFAVLAAFTLCLSRVAVRSALRALRRQGHNLRHVLIVGTGPMAAHVARKMAQHGDYGFQVHGFVSAAPRAGGSAEVGGLPVLGDVERLPELVEMTGAQLVYLALAREEHEAELLALERLSDSTAAVRLVPDLARAFTLNASVEDFDGMPVVLVTESPDQGWNSVLKRAFDAVFAGAGLLVLWPGLLAIAAWIKLDSRGPVFFAQDRVGLNGRRFRMLKFRTMVPEAESDGAQWTKKDDPRRTRAGAVLRKLSLDELPQLWNVFVGDMSLVGPRPEQPLFVHQFRASVPRYMLRHHVKAGITGWAQVNGLRGDTPLERRIEYDLYYIEHWSMAFDLKILALTVVRLFRDPSAV
- a CDS encoding glycosyltransferase family 2 protein, whose amino-acid sequence is MAAPPPNTGLPIPPGAPPHVTVITVVRNARATLPATIESVLAQTHRPLEYLVLDGASTDGTLDLLRAYEGRLRFESAPDGGIYDAMNRAVARVERRDSYLFFLNADDRFVGPDAVARAVGGGEGADFVHCLLEWRDDALRTREIVGGPVSLGRLRLQNRCGHQMIFCRRSVFDTAGGFDLRYPIAADYDWAIRVFQRPEITKRFVPEVAASMGAGGVSERRYLRLLRERGRIVRERFGAQAAVEFALFAAAVEIPRLAVRRLLGAVGMLRAARLVRRAVSGTPRSGAQSSSP
- a CDS encoding glycosyltransferase family 1 protein codes for the protein MRPVVFTGDIFRIQSRGGITRYFRETIARLSRPVEVLAGWHQSPALGTLSVPVREAALLPHRRGLTRPRALLNAAWDRGALRAAARRGAIVHPTYYRDPESLPRSGPLVATVWDMTHERFPGLFRRRFWHAADPARWKRALCARADRIVCISEATRRDLLAAADVPEEKIRVIHAGAPDWTGVAARPVPAVPLPFFLWVGDRHGYKNFLPAMEAWASSAAGRATGLLCVGGGPLSAEERTAAARCGALERVLQRPAGDEELRWAYEHASGLLYLSRSEGFGLPVLEAMSLGCPIVGSPAAALPEVVGALAILADPEDRDSMAAGIERCLEQGRTPDGAAALRARAALFTWDRCAREHERVYGELD
- a CDS encoding class I SAM-dependent methyltransferase; the encoded protein is MSRAAIECRLCGGPAAYRFSKSVLGRYDAGYFQCPRCGLTQTEEPAWLEEAYASPIAAADTGVLQRNLATRRLVATFLHLAGIRGEGCLDYAGGYGLFTRLMRDAGFSFTWCDPYATNLFARGFEWSPGLGAPRVVTAFEVLEHWTRPLEEFRRIAALGPEWIVTSTELHPGECPDPSWPYLVPETGQHVAFYRPGTLRLLAREAGYPHARIGPAYQVFGRRGIPAAAWWLARRFGGALEPVVRRLRPSLTLADSERLRAAARGSNPP